The Chloroflexota bacterium genome has a window encoding:
- a CDS encoding phage tail sheath subtilisin-like domain-containing protein — MPVTPTYPGVYIEEIPSGVRTITGVSTSVAAFVDYFKRGSMNKAVQIFSMGDFERGFGGLDELSEASYAIQQFFLNGGTEAWVVRVASADGSNPLAKATATLFDSASGGSQAMAISAASEGTWGNNLRVEVDYGTASSATQFNLTVSEVQTVSGRTVVTRQEVFRNLSMTSTDPSYVKTIVDDGSTLMRVDSTAGSNLPQASGSLSGSTFTFPANPPGAGLPLLVDVILDDGTSAVTKTANLGTTAIASVEEAAGRLQSGIRGADPGNPAWAQARAGVVAGVLQIVAGPSAPGTIFTFAAAAADANTVGNLALPTAAGTETNVALYQLGYNGSAIGAQGAGAATSVGGNGLPPDATALLGSPAVDPPTGLHALDKVDLFNILCLPRIARVSGTSTNFAEAQVDAVVSAATTYCNARRAFFVLDTPSNKTTVSQIKDWINTKATLRDKNVALYFPRVQIADSLQDFRLRSFGASGTIAGLYARTDANRGIWKAPAGVDAALRGVTRYDVKLNDAENGTLNPLGVNCLRIFDVFGNVCWGARTLDGADQQASEWKYVPVRRLALFLEESLFRGTQWVVFEPNDEPLWAQIRLNIGAFMHSLFRQGAFQGTTPRDAYFVKCDKETTTQDDINRGIVNIVVGFAPLKPAEFVIIKLQQIAGQIEV; from the coding sequence ATGCCAGTCACACCGACCTATCCGGGAGTCTACATCGAGGAAATACCCAGTGGTGTGCGAACAATCACCGGCGTTTCTACCTCGGTCGCCGCTTTTGTCGACTACTTCAAACGTGGTTCGATGAACAAAGCGGTGCAAATCTTTAGCATGGGTGATTTCGAGCGCGGGTTCGGAGGCCTGGACGAACTCAGTGAAGCCAGCTATGCCATTCAACAGTTCTTTCTCAACGGCGGCACTGAAGCCTGGGTGGTCCGGGTGGCCAGCGCAGATGGCAGCAACCCGTTGGCCAAGGCAACCGCGACCCTTTTCGACAGTGCCAGTGGCGGCTCCCAGGCCATGGCGATCTCGGCTGCCAGCGAGGGGACCTGGGGCAACAATCTGCGGGTGGAAGTAGACTATGGCACCGCCAGTTCTGCTACACAATTCAATCTGACCGTCTCAGAGGTCCAGACAGTCAGTGGTCGCACGGTGGTGACCAGACAAGAGGTGTTCCGAAACCTCTCGATGACCAGCACCGATCCCAGCTACGTCAAGACTATCGTGGATGACGGTTCAACGCTCATGAGAGTGGACTCGACCGCGGGCAGCAATCTTCCTCAGGCCTCAGGCTCACTATCTGGTTCCACCTTCACCTTCCCCGCCAACCCACCTGGGGCAGGGCTGCCGCTGCTGGTTGACGTCATCCTGGACGATGGCACCAGCGCCGTGACCAAAACCGCCAACCTGGGTACGACGGCCATCGCCAGTGTGGAGGAGGCTGCCGGCCGCCTGCAAAGTGGCATTCGAGGTGCAGACCCGGGAAATCCAGCCTGGGCGCAGGCTCGTGCAGGAGTTGTGGCGGGCGTTCTTCAGATCGTGGCTGGTCCCTCCGCGCCAGGTACTATCTTCACCTTCGCCGCTGCGGCAGCCGATGCCAACACCGTCGGGAACCTGGCTCTGCCCACCGCGGCGGGTACGGAAACCAACGTTGCGCTCTACCAATTGGGCTACAATGGCAGCGCCATTGGGGCCCAGGGCGCGGGTGCTGCCACATCGGTGGGCGGCAATGGGTTGCCGCCCGATGCCACGGCCCTGCTGGGCAGTCCGGCTGTCGATCCACCAACCGGACTTCACGCTCTGGACAAGGTCGACCTGTTCAATATTCTCTGCCTTCCTCGCATTGCCCGGGTGAGCGGCACGTCGACAAACTTCGCCGAGGCCCAGGTCGATGCTGTGGTCAGCGCAGCCACGACCTATTGCAACGCACGGCGAGCTTTCTTTGTTTTGGATACCCCCAGCAACAAGACCACCGTTTCCCAGATCAAGGACTGGATCAACACCAAGGCGACATTGCGGGACAAAAATGTTGCGCTCTACTTCCCCCGGGTCCAGATCGCCGATTCCCTGCAGGATTTCCGCCTTCGCTCCTTCGGCGCCAGTGGCACCATTGCCGGGCTCTACGCACGCACCGATGCCAACCGCGGTATCTGGAAAGCGCCGGCGGGCGTTGACGCGGCCCTCCGCGGAGTCACCAGGTACGACGTCAAACTGAACGACGCCGAAAACGGCACCCTCAATCCTCTGGGAGTTAACTGCCTGCGCATTTTCGATGTCTTCGGCAATGTCTGTTGGGGGGCCCGTACCCTGGACGGTGCCGATCAGCAGGCCTCGGAGTGGAAATATGTTCCGGTGCGTCGGCTGGCCCTCTTCCTGGAGGAAAGCCTGTTCAGAGGAACGCAATGGGTGGTCTTCGAACCCAACGACGAACCCCTTTGGGCGCAGATTCGCCTCAACATCGGGGCGTTCATGCATAGCTTGTTCCGCCAGGGCGCCTTCCAGGGTACAACGCCGCGCGATGCCTATTTTGTCAAGTGTGACAAGGAGACCACGACTCAGGATGATATCAATCGCGGCATCGTGAATATCGTGGTCGGCTTTGCACCGCTCAAGCCGGCTGAGTTCGTGATCATCAAGCTCCAGCAGATCGCTGGTCAGATCGAGGTATAG
- a CDS encoding ATP-binding protein — translation MSDTVTASSRRQETSEKTDAQRDFLLDNQRALVAALERLRVILQAYLSGQPGNVAPAIEPPMLASLRATFGLTAFERDLLLLAAGVEMDSEIGNLCAQAQGGATGIQPTFGLALSMLPDGHWSALAPTGPLRSWRLLEVGPGPSLIHSPLQIDERILHFLAGLQHLDERLACYALPADAHVDLVPSHRRLAEHLAGLCQQEGSDPSPVVALCGGVPADRRLIAAVACDLASRPLWRLASGDLPAGELDRMARLWEREQALAGSILLLECDELDGSRGSSANGLVRRFIERAGFTVFVSSKDRLLGIQRPMVVLEAQKPSRTEQRSLWQQVLGPAAGSLNGQLDGLVAQFDLSAHAIHSAAQLGVSTGEDDLWQVCRQQTRLRLDDLAQRVAPAAGWKDLVLPRGQLLLLREIAAAVRQRTQVYDVWGFARKSSRGLGISALFVGTSGTGKTMAAEVLAQELQLDLYCIDLSQVVSKYIGETEKNLRRVFDAAEESGAILLFDEADALFGKRSEVKDSHDRYANIEVSYLLQRMEAYRGLAILTSNMKSALDPAFMRRLRFVVQFPFPDSHHRAEIWRGVFPQETPTEGLQPKKLARLNLAGGNIRNIALGAAFLAADQGQPVRAGHILRAARAEYAKLEKPMSELDRLGLEQDDD, via the coding sequence ATGAGCGACACTGTGACGGCCAGCTCTCGCAGGCAGGAGACGTCGGAAAAAACCGATGCCCAGCGGGACTTTCTGCTGGACAACCAGCGTGCGCTGGTCGCCGCCCTCGAGCGACTGCGCGTCATCTTGCAGGCATATCTGAGCGGGCAGCCGGGCAATGTAGCGCCCGCGATCGAACCACCGATGCTGGCCTCGCTGCGTGCAACTTTCGGTCTGACTGCCTTCGAGCGCGACCTGTTGTTGCTGGCTGCCGGTGTCGAAATGGACAGCGAGATCGGAAACCTTTGTGCCCAGGCACAGGGTGGAGCAACCGGGATCCAACCCACCTTTGGCCTTGCTTTGTCGATGCTTCCGGATGGACATTGGAGTGCCCTTGCGCCCACCGGGCCGCTGCGGTCCTGGCGGCTGCTGGAAGTGGGACCGGGGCCTTCACTGATTCACAGCCCGCTGCAGATCGACGAGCGGATTCTGCATTTCCTGGCTGGGCTTCAACACCTTGACGAGCGGCTGGCTTGCTATGCCTTGCCGGCGGATGCCCACGTCGATCTGGTGCCTTCCCACCGGCGACTGGCAGAGCATCTGGCTGGGCTGTGCCAGCAAGAGGGCAGTGATCCATCGCCCGTCGTGGCGCTCTGCGGCGGCGTCCCGGCCGACCGGCGGCTTATTGCGGCGGTAGCTTGTGACCTGGCGTCGCGACCTCTCTGGAGGTTGGCCTCCGGCGATTTGCCGGCTGGCGAGCTTGACAGGATGGCTCGACTTTGGGAAAGGGAACAGGCGCTGGCCGGCAGCATCCTGTTGCTGGAGTGTGATGAGCTCGATGGCAGCCGGGGAAGTTCTGCAAATGGTCTGGTTCGCCGCTTCATTGAGCGCGCAGGGTTTACCGTGTTCGTCTCATCCAAAGATCGCCTGTTGGGAATACAGCGTCCCATGGTTGTCCTGGAGGCGCAAAAACCATCGAGAACTGAACAGCGCAGCCTGTGGCAGCAAGTTCTGGGGCCGGCTGCCGGCAGTCTCAATGGGCAGCTGGATGGCCTGGTTGCCCAGTTCGACCTGAGTGCTCATGCCATCCACTCGGCGGCTCAACTGGGTGTAAGTACGGGAGAGGACGATCTATGGCAGGTATGTCGCCAACAAACCCGGCTTCGACTGGACGATCTGGCCCAGCGTGTTGCGCCGGCAGCGGGATGGAAGGATCTGGTGCTTCCCAGGGGCCAACTTCTTCTGTTGCGCGAGATTGCGGCGGCAGTCCGGCAGCGCACCCAGGTGTACGATGTGTGGGGTTTTGCCCGCAAAAGCTCCCGGGGTCTCGGCATCAGCGCCCTCTTTGTTGGAACCAGCGGTACTGGCAAAACCATGGCGGCTGAAGTGCTGGCCCAGGAACTTCAACTGGATCTCTATTGCATCGATCTGAGCCAGGTTGTCAGCAAATATATCGGCGAGACGGAAAAGAATCTACGGCGGGTCTTTGATGCGGCCGAGGAGAGTGGCGCCATTCTGCTTTTCGATGAGGCGGATGCCCTCTTTGGCAAGCGCAGTGAGGTCAAGGATAGCCATGATCGTTACGCCAACATCGAGGTTAGCTACCTGCTGCAACGGATGGAGGCCTACCGCGGGCTGGCAATCCTGACCAGCAATATGAAGAGTGCTCTCGATCCAGCCTTCATGCGGCGGCTGCGCTTCGTCGTGCAGTTTCCCTTCCCCGATTCGCATCATCGGGCCGAGATCTGGCGCGGGGTCTTTCCGCAGGAAACGCCGACGGAAGGCCTGCAGCCAAAAAAACTGGCGCGACTCAACCTGGCGGGGGGCAACATCCGCAACATCGCGCTGGGTGCGGCCTTTTTGGCGGCCGATCAGGGCCAGCCTGTGCGGGCTGGCCATATCCTGAGGGCTGCAAGGGCCGAGTACGCCAAGCTGGAAAAGCCCATGAGCGAGTTAGATCGTCTGGGCCTGGAGCAGGATGATGACTGA
- a CDS encoding phage tail protein codes for MAQFTVNTHRFDPYKNFKFRVRWDGRYVAGVSKVSALKRTTEVVTHREGGDPSSSRKSPGRSEYEAITLERGVTHDQEFEQWANKVWNFGSGLGAESSLKDFRKDIIIDVYNEAGQLAIAYKVYRCWVSEYQALPDLDANANAVAIQTLKLENEGWERDYEVTEPTEPTFTEP; via the coding sequence ATGGCCCAGTTTACCGTCAATACCCATCGTTTCGATCCCTACAAAAACTTCAAGTTCCGCGTCAGGTGGGACGGCCGCTATGTGGCAGGAGTCAGCAAGGTCAGCGCGCTCAAAAGAACCACCGAGGTGGTCACCCACCGGGAGGGAGGCGATCCCAGCAGCAGCCGCAAATCGCCGGGGCGCTCCGAGTATGAGGCGATAACGCTCGAGCGTGGCGTTACCCATGACCAAGAATTCGAGCAGTGGGCCAACAAGGTCTGGAACTTTGGTTCAGGGTTGGGCGCCGAGAGTTCGCTGAAGGATTTCCGCAAGGACATCATCATCGATGTCTACAACGAGGCTGGCCAGCTGGCGATCGCCTACAAGGTGTATCGCTGTTGGGTTTCGGAATACCAGGCGCTGCCTGATCTGGACGCCAACGCGAATGCCGTTGCCATCCAAACCCTCAAGCTGGAAAACGAGGGCTGGGAGCGCGATTACGAGGTCACCGAGCCGACGGAACCGACCTTCACTGAACCATGA
- a CDS encoding DUF4255 domain-containing protein — protein MSNALAIAAVTAVLRDLLNNGLIDHDVTGSLGGNVTVSALPPDRIQTGDSSEQAQLNLFLYQVSPNAGWRNVGLPSRSSNGDRLSNPPLALDLHYLLTVYGAQEFHGEVLLGYAMQILHETPVLARDAIRESLAAPPPISGGVLPPAQQALVAAELADQVELIKIVPQALNLEELSKLWTAMQAKYRPSAAYQASVVLIESKRSTRPALPVRTRNVKVFTWRQPVIEQVVSSEGADAWIFEGSTLLVQGYQLKGNVTQVRFGEVDVTPADTDLTDSEIRVAVPAGLQAGVQSVQVVQRLDLGTAAPSEPHRGFESNVMAFILHPVIEASGPVPPAVIGPTVANVTPTLVDGTPVIVDGVTLQSADVTVNFAPRVGRSQRVRLLLNEFNPPASRQARAYSFNAPQDNGIADPLQADTGSIVFPISFVAPADYLVRVQVDGAESPLTVDGTGQYALPRITV, from the coding sequence ATGAGTAATGCCCTGGCTATCGCAGCCGTCACGGCTGTGTTACGGGACTTGCTGAACAATGGCCTGATCGATCACGACGTCACCGGAAGCCTGGGTGGCAACGTGACTGTCAGCGCGCTGCCGCCGGACCGCATTCAGACGGGGGATAGCAGCGAGCAGGCCCAACTGAACCTGTTTCTTTACCAGGTTTCCCCCAACGCCGGATGGCGCAATGTTGGTCTGCCCTCCCGCAGTTCAAACGGTGACCGGCTCAGCAATCCGCCGCTGGCTCTGGACCTGCACTATCTGCTTACCGTCTATGGCGCTCAGGAGTTTCATGGCGAAGTGCTGCTGGGTTACGCTATGCAAATCTTGCATGAGACGCCGGTGTTAGCCCGGGACGCTATTCGCGAGTCTCTGGCAGCGCCACCCCCTATTTCGGGAGGGGTGCTGCCGCCGGCGCAACAGGCGCTGGTTGCGGCAGAGCTGGCAGACCAGGTTGAGTTGATCAAAATCGTTCCACAGGCCTTGAATCTGGAGGAACTCTCCAAGCTTTGGACAGCCATGCAGGCCAAGTACCGTCCCTCAGCGGCCTACCAGGCATCGGTAGTCCTGATCGAAAGCAAACGTTCCACCCGACCGGCGTTGCCGGTACGGACGCGCAATGTCAAGGTCTTCACCTGGCGCCAACCGGTGATCGAACAGGTGGTGTCGTCCGAGGGGGCCGATGCCTGGATATTCGAGGGCAGCACCCTGCTGGTCCAGGGTTATCAATTGAAGGGCAATGTCACCCAGGTGCGCTTCGGTGAGGTCGACGTGACGCCCGCCGACACCGACTTAACCGATAGCGAGATTCGGGTGGCAGTCCCGGCAGGCCTCCAGGCGGGCGTGCAAAGCGTTCAGGTGGTCCAGCGACTCGATCTCGGCACAGCAGCGCCGTCTGAGCCCCACCGCGGTTTCGAGTCCAATGTGATGGCGTTTATTTTGCATCCTGTGATCGAGGCGTCCGGTCCGGTACCCCCTGCGGTGATTGGCCCCACGGTTGCCAACGTCACGCCCACCCTGGTCGACGGGACACCGGTGATCGTCGACGGGGTGACGCTTCAGTCGGCCGATGTGACGGTCAACTTCGCGCCGCGGGTAGGTCGATCCCAGCGGGTGAGGTTGCTTCTGAATGAGTTCAACCCCCCGGCCTCCCGCCAGGCGAGGGCCTATTCATTCAATGCGCCCCAGGACAATGGCATTGCCGATCCCCTTCAGGCCGATACGGGATCGATCGTATTCCCGATCTCCTTTGTCGCGCCGGCCGACTATCTGGTGCGGGTCCAGGTCGATGGCGCTGAGAGCCCACTCACAGTTGATGGCACGGGCCAATACGCCTTGCCGAGGATAACGGTATGA
- a CDS encoding phage baseplate protein, with amino-acid sequence MSGIAGNSRSSARLWLHVWEQCQMHGSVQRALLLLAGAEPQSPVETLATLSIGQRNRRLLALRESLFGPGFVGLATCPQCGERIEMTFAASEISQAMASIQRSDAGITGSPEVDSEGGEHGATTPSSLVAIEDRYLWSDSSFEVIYRLPTSQDLMALDPAHGSGARRKQLLDRCILESRSDGVNVAPDQLPSEVSAAVVAHMAAVDPFALMETDLICSACEYRWPVQFDILSFLWDELNAWAERMLNEVHTLASAYGWSEMEILDMGPWRRGRYISMVLDRGAVT; translated from the coding sequence ATGAGCGGGATCGCAGGCAACTCGAGGTCATCCGCTCGACTCTGGCTGCATGTCTGGGAGCAATGCCAGATGCATGGGTCTGTGCAGCGAGCCCTGTTGCTGTTGGCCGGCGCCGAACCGCAAAGCCCTGTCGAAACCCTGGCAACGCTGTCGATCGGCCAACGCAACCGCCGGCTGCTGGCGTTGCGCGAGTCTCTCTTCGGACCCGGCTTCGTTGGCCTTGCTACCTGCCCCCAATGTGGTGAAAGGATTGAAATGACCTTTGCCGCATCTGAGATCAGCCAGGCTATGGCGTCCATTCAACGGTCAGACGCCGGGATCACCGGGTCACCCGAGGTTGATTCCGAAGGCGGGGAACATGGCGCAACGACCCCTTCATCCCTGGTTGCGATCGAGGACAGGTATCTGTGGAGCGACAGCAGCTTCGAGGTGATCTATCGCCTTCCCACCAGCCAGGACCTGATGGCCTTAGATCCCGCTCACGGGTCCGGCGCGCGACGAAAACAGCTTCTGGATCGCTGTATCCTGGAGTCTCGAAGTGACGGCGTGAACGTGGCGCCCGATCAGCTACCGAGCGAGGTGAGTGCCGCCGTTGTTGCCCATATGGCGGCGGTTGATCCCTTTGCACTCATGGAGACGGACCTGATCTGTTCGGCCTGCGAATACCGATGGCCGGTCCAGTTCGATATCCTTTCCTTTCTGTGGGACGAGTTGAACGCGTGGGCTGAACGCATGTTGAATGAGGTCCATACGCTGGCTTCGGCGTACGGTTGGTCTGAAATGGAGATACTGGACATGGGTCCCTGGCGGCGAGGACGGTACATTTCGATGGTACTTGACCGCGGAGCTGTCACATGA